In Halostagnicola larsenii XH-48, the sequence GATTCAGACGGCCGAAACCGACACGCACGGCGACGAACAGAAGGCGTTCTTCACCGCCATCGCGGAGGGAGAAAACGCCGAGGACAACGTCGAGCAAGCGTTGACCGTCCAGCGGATCATCGACGGTATCTACCACTCGAGCGAGGCGGGACTCCCGGTGACGCTGAACGAACCCGAAACGGCGGTTCGAGCGGATCCACCGTCACAAAAGCGGTAAGCCACACCCGACGACTGCGGGAAATTCGGTCGGGCCGCCGGCGATCGGCACAGACTCGGCTTACATAGCTATGGCTGTAACATTTTACGCCGGTTGCTGAGTTCTCTGGTAGATTTTACGATCCGGCAGGATCATCGGGCAGCGACGAATCGAGAGCGCCTAGTGGACCGATCGTTCGTCGGACGTGTCGATCTGCTCGATCGGATCCGCGTTGCCGAACGTCGTGGACGACTCGGTACTCCCGTCGAGCCAGTCGACTGCGTTGTGAAGCACTCGCCTGATCTCCGGCTGGTGGTAGACGGGATAGGTCTCGTGTCCCGGCCGGAAGTAGAAGATTCGGCCCGACCCGCGGGTGTAACAACAGCCCGACCGAAACACCTCGCCGCCCTCGAACCAGGAGTTAAAAACCAGCGTATCCGGTTGAGGAATGTCGAACCGCTCGCCGTACATTTCCGCCTCCGGTACTTCGATGTACTCGTCGATGCCGTCGGCGATCGGGTGACTCGGCTCGACGACCCAGAGCCGTTCGGTCTCCGCGGCTTCGCGCCACTTCAACGAACAGGTCGTTCCCATGAGCCGCTTGAAAATCTTCGAGTAGTGACCTGAATGCATGACGAGCAGCCCCATCCCCTCGAGCACGCGGTCGTGAACGCGGTCGACGATTTCGTCTTCGACCTCGTCGTGAGCGGCGTGGCCCCACCACGTGAGCACGTCAGTTCGCTCGAGGACGGCCTCCGTGAGACCGTGGTCTGGTTCGTCGAGCGTTGCCGTCTCGACCGAGAAGTCGTCCTCGAGGGCGTCGGCTATCGCCGCGTGAATCCCGTCGGGATAGAGTTCGGCGACGGTGTCGTTCTCTCGCTCGTGGCGAAACTCGTTCCAGACGGTAACGTGGGTCGTCATTGGCGGGTTTTCCAGAGCAACGGGCAAATACGTTCGGCTTTCCGTCGGCAAAATCGAACGGCGAGCGCGGGCGGAATCGGCAGCCTCGAGCGATCGACAAAACCGAAGGGGCGTCGCAGCGATCGAAAGTACAGGAATCGCTTTTCAGGCTGGATCGCGAGGACGACGTATGGCCGAACAACTCCGGACCGGAATCGTCGGAACCGGCGGCTGGGGAACGCACATCGCAGAACAGTTCCACGAGCACCCGGACGCCGAGGTCGTCGCGCTCGCTGACATCGCAGCGGAGAGTCGAACGCAGGCCGGCGAGACGCTCGAGGTTCCCCCGTCGAATCGATACGAGGACCACGAGTCGATGCTCGAGCGGGCGGACCTAGACGCCATCCAGATAAGCTCGCCGCACGAACTCCACTACGAGCAGACGATAGCCGCACTCGAGGCCGGCGTCCACGTCTTCTGTGAGAAACCGTTCACGCCGGGTCTCGAGCGAGCGCGCGATCTAGCTCGGCGAGCGCAGGCGAGCGAGCAGGTGCTGATGGTCGGCTACCAGCGACACGTCAATCCGGCCTACGTCGCGATTCGGGACGCGATCTCCGATGGTGATCTCGAGCCGAAGGTCGTGACCGCGGAGCTTACCCAGGACTGGATCGAAACCGTCGCCGGTACCTGGCGGGTTAACGCCGACCTCAGCGGCGGCGGCCAGCTCTACGATAGCGGGAGCCACCTCCTCGACGCGATTATCTGGATGCTCGACGACGTTCCGACACACGTGAACGCGGAGATGGAGTTCTACGAGGAACCGCCGGTGGACGTACAGGCGGCGCTGACGGTTCGGTTCGACAGCGGCACGATCGCGAACATCACCGTCTCCGGGGACTCTCCCGACGTCTCGGAACGGATCGCCGTCCGCGGCGACGGGGGGCGGTGTCTACTCGAGGGAAGCGGGTGGACCGACCGAGAGGTGACGATCACCGACGCGAGCGGTGCGGTGCAGACCTCGCTCGAGGGAGCGCTATCGTCGTACGGAAAGGTCGACGCCTTCGTTCAGGCCGTCAAAACGGGGACGGAGCCGCCCGCGACGGCGGAAAACGCGCTACAGGCGACGGCGTTGACCGAAGCAGCCTACGACTCGGCCCGACTCGGCGAGCGCGTCCCGGTCGAACCGAACTGAACAACGGGTCGAATTGCAGTATGGGGTAGGTCTGGGTTCTCGGAACGAGCGAGCACAGAATAGAGGTCCCGAAATTAAAAATAGAGTCTCATTTTAGACCAACCATTCGTATCGGACATCACGGATGAGTCTCACACACGACCTTCTACCTCGGATCGGTGACAAAATTCCCTCCGTTCCATCCGAGGAGGCGGTACCGAACCAGTAACTCGAGTGCTGCGACGACAACGAACCCAAACGACGCAATGCCCACGAATGGGATATGCAACGCAGTGTCGGGTGATGTGAATACCTCTGTATGGAGACTGTTTGTGAGTACCCAGCTATAGAGGAGGAAGGGAATGACAATACCTCGAGAAAGCAACGCTGTGAGGGAAATCGCAGTCGCGGCAGTAGCCACAGCGAATCCGATGCCATATCCCGAAATCGTCCCCCACATCTGGCCTTGAACGAGTACTACCGTCGTCGCAAGTCCGACGAGGACGCTACAGCCACTAACGAGGATCCCCAATTCGTACCGTGATAACGGGAGTTCTGGCAGGTTTCGAAGGCGATCATCGTGATACTCATATCCCCGGCGAATCGCAAACTCAGCGACGCCAGCAACGAGCAAGAGTGTGAGCCACAGATACCACGTACTAGCGTACGAGAGCGTATGAAAAGCCCCATCAACGATAGCGTTGCCGCCTAGTTCACCGACCTGTTGCGGTGACGGTGTCGTCAACTCCACAGACACGACAGCGGCGAGAACCAAGAAAAATCCACCACCGGGGGCGAAAAGGCCTGTATGGGACGAAAACCCCACCGAGATCAACCCCAGAAGGAATGCCCCTAGTACGAGAATCCAGAAACCAGTCGGTGACATAACAATATGATAGTCGAAGTATGACAGAAGGGTTCCGACGACACCGACGCTCACGAGGCCACCAACTGCACCGGTCACTATCGACTTTCTGTTTGGTCGGTTCATTCTCGGACACACACCACGTTTCGGGGGAACATACCGGTCGGCAGGAAAGTTCTCGACCGTATCATTCTCTCGTAACAACCAGCGAGTATCGATCGATCACAGTTCTGGGTACGGAGGGCATCATCGGTGAGTAGTTGTGATTCATACACATATAGATAAATACGTTTTGAGTGTCACTGACTGTATCTGCTCGAAATCAGGGGATTTCCGCCGAAGTCGAAATACCGGTGGACGCATCGACTCGGAGGGGGATAACAGTAGCTGCAGTGTCGACGACACGATATCCGTCTGTATACTGCTCGAGTTCGTCCAATAATTCGCGACGTCTATCGGGAAGGTACTTCTACTGGTGGCAGACACATGGTGGAGTCAGCGAGACCAGTGTCGGAACCCCTAAATAACCAACCGTAACAGTCAGCGTATGGGACAGACGAGATACGATTTCACGGACGAAACGGTAATCGTCACGGGCGGAACGTCGGGTATCGGTCGCGCGGTGGCACGTCGATTCGGCGAGGCCGGTGCGACGGTCGTCGTTGCGGACATTCGCGAGGAACCCAAAGAGCGCGACGAATCCGCACCGACGGCGGAGGCGATCGAAGACGACGGCGGTCGCGCGACGTTCGTCGAAACCGATGTCTCGAGCCCGCCCGAGGTCGTCTCGGTCGTCGAGGCCGCCAGGGAGTTCGGCGGCGTCGACGTGATGGTCAACAACGCCGGCATCTACCGACACGCCTCGCTGCTCGAGACCGACGTCGACTCGTTCGATCA encodes:
- a CDS encoding ThuA domain-containing protein, with translation MTTHVTVWNEFRHERENDTVAELYPDGIHAAIADALEDDFSVETATLDEPDHGLTEAVLERTDVLTWWGHAAHDEVEDEIVDRVHDRVLEGMGLLVMHSGHYSKIFKRLMGTTCSLKWREAAETERLWVVEPSHPIADGIDEYIEVPEAEMYGERFDIPQPDTLVFNSWFEGGEVFRSGCCYTRGSGRIFYFRPGHETYPVYHQPEIRRVLHNAVDWLDGSTESSTTFGNADPIEQIDTSDERSVH
- a CDS encoding Gfo/Idh/MocA family protein, which encodes MAEQLRTGIVGTGGWGTHIAEQFHEHPDAEVVALADIAAESRTQAGETLEVPPSNRYEDHESMLERADLDAIQISSPHELHYEQTIAALEAGVHVFCEKPFTPGLERARDLARRAQASEQVLMVGYQRHVNPAYVAIRDAISDGDLEPKVVTAELTQDWIETVAGTWRVNADLSGGGQLYDSGSHLLDAIIWMLDDVPTHVNAEMEFYEEPPVDVQAALTVRFDSGTIANITVSGDSPDVSERIAVRGDGGRCLLEGSGWTDREVTITDASGAVQTSLEGALSSYGKVDAFVQAVKTGTEPPATAENALQATALTEAAYDSARLGERVPVEPN